CTATGCCGAGGAAGAGTTTTAAATAGACCCAATGTGAGGTATTCAAGGCTTCATACCGTAAAACGCACGTATTTCCGTACCAAATATCATAAGATCCTACGGGCTAAAACCAGGTTGGCATGGGGGTTAAACCTTTGAACCGCCAGGATCGTCTAACTTTAATGAACGGTGTTGATGATGCACGACTTATTTTTGATTTTAAACAAGGTGATGAAAAAGCATTCGACCTGCTTTTTGATAAATATCGAACCCCGGTATATTCGATCTGTTTCCGCTACGCCCGGAACGACGCGGATGCACGCGAGCTCACCCAGGATGTTTTTATCAAGGTTTACCATAATATCCGGCGATTCAATGAGCGGTCGAAATTCTTCACGTGGCTATATCGCATCGCCGTCAATACGTGCATTTCTTTCCATCGGAAACAGAACCGGGACGCGCAGGCTGCCGCAGGAGATCCCGTCACGGATTGCAGCCTGGATAAAAAAGTACGCATGAAGATCGCCGTCGATGATGCGCTTGAGAAAGTTCCCCAAAGACAGCGTATGACCTTCATATTGCATCATTATGATGGTCATACCTTCACCGAGGTCGGAGCGATCATGCGCATTACATCCGGTGCTGCTAAAGCCCATTACCATCAGGCGGTCAAAAAACTCCGTGAATACCTTAAGGAATGGTTATGAGTAGGTGCGGTTTCAGCCGGTTCGTCATCGATTATGCTGATGGCGTGCTCGATCCCGGAAAAAGGGAAACGTTCCAGCGCCATCTGGATGCCTGCCCTTCCTGTCAGCGCGAATGCGCTGAACACAGAAAAGTCATTGAGATCATGAGTTTGGATGAAGTGCCATTGCCGGACAGCAATTACTTTGAAGATCTTAAGGTGCGCGTCCGGCAGACGCCGGAAAAGAAAAAACCTTTGCGCTGGTGGGTTTTCCCGGCAGCTCTGGTTCCGGCCGCGGCCGCCGCGGTATTTGTTTTCGTATTGATAGGCGAAATGGGGAAAGCCAGGGATACGGTCGAGATATCGGTCGACATGTCCGGGTTCATGCATGATGCTGATGTCAGCCGGTTGGTTCTGTCAAAGATCGTGGATAATGACCTGACGGCGCAGTTTGAAGAACTGGAAGACTATGTCACGACCGATATCGACGAGAATATCGGCGAGATGAGCGAAACCGAAAGGAGCGAGCTTGTCAAAAAGCTCAATGAAAAATATGGCAAAATATGATATTGGCAATTTCAGTCATAAGATCAGGAAGGAGGTTCTATGTGGCGTTTGATTGTGATCGGTCTGCTGGGTTGTTTAGTCTTCGCTCAGGGACCACCGGATAAGGACGACCCGCGCGAGATCATCGAAAAAGTCAGGATGTACCGTCTGACGCAGGAGCTGGATTTGACAACGGAACAGGCCGTCAAATTTTTCCCCAAGCTCAACGAGATCAGGAAGGCAGAGCAGAAATTTTTCGAGGAACGCCTTGAGATAATCAAGGAGCTCAAGGAGCTCTTAAAAAACAACGCCGCCGATAAGGAGCTTATTGTCGTGATCGACCGGTTGAAGAACAGCCAGGATGAAAAACAGCAGGCTCAGGCCGAAGTCATGGATGAAATGCGCGATATCCTGTCACCGCAGCAGCAGGCGCGGTTCCTTATTTTCCAGGAGGAATTTGAGCGGGAGATAAGGGAGGTTATAAAAGCGGTACGCGAACACCGACCGTCTCCGCCTAAATAACGACGAGCGGAGCCGGTTTTAAAGGTCTGAACGAGCTAAACCTTTTCAAGCACGGCGGCGGTCACTCTTTGAGCTTTGACATCATTGCCCGCAGGTCGTTGGCAAGGGCTTCCTGGAGTTTTATGTCATCGGTGATGCTGTTCACGCGCTTGTCGATCTCCTGCTTGGTGCTGACGTCGATGAACGTCAGCGTATAATCGATCTTTGTCGAGAACTTCGTCACCTGCCCGGTTACAATATAATCACAAAGCAACGGCGTGAGCGCCATGTTCAGCGCCTGGCCGTCATCGATGTTCCGCCCGAGCTGGCGGCGGGCGATCTCCGCCCTGATGGTCGAGCTGCTCACGATCTTATACTGCTGTGAATAAGCATTGAGCGCATTGTAGAGTTCGGTTTGGCATTTCTGTCCGAGTTCCGTCGTCATGGCTTCCGTGTTTTCCTCGCGCAGCGGGAATATCCCGATCGCTTTCTTGATCTCGCTGCCGGGTACGGTTGCAGGTCCGAATTCGCGGTTAAGCTCGCTGACGACAATGTCGGTGATGTTGAGTTCGCTCGATGCGTAAAATACGCCCTGGGAGAGGTCGAGAACAATGGAAAAGCCTTCCTGCAGGGCGATCTTGGTGACCGCATCGTTTATCTTTTTCAACAGCGGTGCCATTAATTCGCTGTTTTTTTGTTCGATCTTGCCGTCGGTACCGAACGCCTCCTGCAGGAACTGGTTATAGGTACGCGTCGACGTTTCGATCTCATCCAGTTTTTTAAGGCGCGCTTCTTCTGACAGGAGGAGTTTCTGGGCTTCGAGCTCGGACTTCATTTTTTCAATGTTCTGTTGCAGGACCGCCGCCGACTCCCGGTACGTGCTGACGAACATGTTGAACTGGCTGTTAGCCGCCGCTGTTGCCTGGTATTCGGCGAATATCTTTGATGATTCCACAAAGCCGATCTTTGCTTCCTTGGAAAACATCAAAAGCGGGATGAAAATAAGTGCCCATCTTTTCATGGATACGCCTCCTGTTAGACTAAAATATACCGAAGGGATTGATCTGAAAATGAGGTTCAAATCCCGGATGATCACGGTCAAATCCATAACCCAGGTCAAAACCGATGACACCCATCATCGGGATCTCGATCCGGACGCCCGCGCCCGCGCCGCGCGACAGGTTATAAAGATTGATATCGCGGTACGAGGGGAAAGCGTTCCCCATGTCATAGAACAACAGGAAAGCAAGCCCTTGCGAGAGCTTCAGTTTCACTTCGAGATTGTTCACAAAAATGGCGTCTCCGCCGACGGTCCTTCCGTCGTCTGTGGGTGACAGTGACCGGTCGGGGTAGCCGCGTACGCCGTCCTCGCCGACCCCGCCTGCGTAAAAACGCTTGTAGTACGGGACTTCATCGACGCTGGTAACCACACCGGTCCTCAGGCGGTTCACGAGGATGAATTTCCAGAATAGCGGGAAATACGTGCGCGCCTCAAAGGTCACCCGGTTATAGTCGATATTGGCAAAGAGGAACTTTTTGGCGAACTCGCTCTGGAGCAATAACAATGAGCCGCTCGAAGGATTGAAAATATAATCCCGTGTATCCCGGGTCAGACCGAAACTGTTGCCCACCGTCCATTTCGGAATGGTGTCGTCGTACAGGCTGTAACCGCTCGAAGGGGGCGAGTACGAGCCGGCAATGTCGAAGATCTGTGTCCGTTCGATCCGGAAGGTGTAACCCAAACGGGTGTAGTCCAGATAAAACGGGAAAGAGAAGTTCGCTGCCATGCCGATATCCCGTTTCGTATAGTAATCCCACAACCGATTCGTGTAGTAAAGTTCTGCACCCACCGAGGTGCGCGTGTCAAAGAGCCACGGTTCCGTGAAACCCAGCTGGACATTTGTCAGCCTGCCGCCGACTTCCAGCTTGGTGTAGATCCTTTGTCCCCGGCCGAAGATGTTGGGATGCGAAAGTTCGATGTAGCCGGTGATCTTATCCTGCGCAGAATAAGCCATGCCGGCGCCGACCGAACCCACGCCTTCCTTCTCCTTGACACTGTAGATAACGTCGACATTGCCGCTGTCATCGGGAGAACCGGTCGCCGGCTTGATATCCTCGAAATAACCGAGATTGAAGACTTCACGCATGGACCTTAAAACCTGTGATTGGCGCACGCGTTCGCCCGGTATCGTGACGATTTCGCGCCGGATGACTTTTTCACGGGTCCTCAAGTTGCCGGTAATGATCACCCGGTTGATGCTGGCGGGCGATCCTTCCTGGATGACGTATACAATGTCAACGATACTGTCCCGGACTGTTTCCACGGGTCCGATCGAACAGTAGATATAACCTTCATCGGCATATAATGATCCCATATCCTGCAAGGTCTTCTGCGCCATGGCCATGTCGTAAACATCGTTCGTCGTGAATTGCAGCACTTTCATCAGCTGGGGTGTCGTGAACAGTTCGTTCCCGCTGAAAGTGATATCGCCGACGTAATATTTCCTGTTCTCGGTGAGTGTGATCGCGATGACCAGCCGGTTATTATCCGCTGTGATCTGCGGTTCTTCGATCTGCACGTCCAGGTAACCGTTTTCCTTGTAGTAATTCGAGATCTTGTCGATGTCCTCTTTTAATTTTTCTTTGTTGAGTTTGCCGCTGCGCAGGAACCCTTTTTCCTTGGTC
This DNA window, taken from bacterium, encodes the following:
- a CDS encoding RNA polymerase sigma factor; this encodes MNGVDDARLIFDFKQGDEKAFDLLFDKYRTPVYSICFRYARNDADARELTQDVFIKVYHNIRRFNERSKFFTWLYRIAVNTCISFHRKQNRDAQAAAGDPVTDCSLDKKVRMKIAVDDALEKVPQRQRMTFILHHYDGHTFTEVGAIMRITSGAAKAHYHQAVKKLREYLKEWL
- a CDS encoding zf-HC2 domain-containing protein gives rise to the protein MSRCGFSRFVIDYADGVLDPGKRETFQRHLDACPSCQRECAEHRKVIEIMSLDEVPLPDSNYFEDLKVRVRQTPEKKKPLRWWVFPAALVPAAAAAVFVFVLIGEMGKARDTVEISVDMSGFMHDADVSRLVLSKIVDNDLTAQFEELEDYVTTDIDENIGEMSETERSELVKKLNEKYGKI
- a CDS encoding OmpH family outer membrane protein; translated protein: MKRWALIFIPLLMFSKEAKIGFVESSKIFAEYQATAAANSQFNMFVSTYRESAAVLQQNIEKMKSELEAQKLLLSEEARLKKLDEIETSTRTYNQFLQEAFGTDGKIEQKNSELMAPLLKKINDAVTKIALQEGFSIVLDLSQGVFYASSELNITDIVVSELNREFGPATVPGSEIKKAIGIFPLREENTEAMTTELGQKCQTELYNALNAYSQQYKIVSSSTIRAEIARRQLGRNIDDGQALNMALTPLLCDYIVTGQVTKFSTKIDYTLTFIDVSTKQEIDKRVNSITDDIKLQEALANDLRAMMSKLKE
- the bamA gene encoding outer membrane protein assembly factor BamA, with the translated sequence MILAYFLFAYTIADIRVESQWTDKSLILQTIGCKTGDEFRDAMIPQIIYSLNKLRLFNGIAVDTTIVADGIFIVIRIDEAPFLAGDPLFYGNKKIKSKDLLKRCELKSGQILTDRVGFNAKRRIIDLYEEKTYYNTVVRDSVVADTSNRVSLVFVIEEGTTLRIGKITIDGNEAFSDSKLKRKMSTKEKGFLRSGKLNKEKLKEDIDKISNYYKENGYLDVQIEEPQITADNNRLVIAITLTENRKYYVGDITFSGNELFTTPQLMKVLQFTTNDVYDMAMAQKTLQDMGSLYADEGYIYCSIGPVETVRDSIVDIVYVIQEGSPASINRVIITGNLRTREKVIRREIVTIPGERVRQSQVLRSMREVFNLGYFEDIKPATGSPDDSGNVDVIYSVKEKEGVGSVGAGMAYSAQDKITGYIELSHPNIFGRGQRIYTKLEVGGRLTNVQLGFTEPWLFDTRTSVGAELYYTNRLWDYYTKRDIGMAANFSFPFYLDYTRLGYTFRIERTQIFDIAGSYSPPSSGYSLYDDTIPKWTVGNSFGLTRDTRDYIFNPSSGSLLLLQSEFAKKFLFANIDYNRVTFEARTYFPLFWKFILVNRLRTGVVTSVDEVPYYKRFYAGGVGEDGVRGYPDRSLSPTDDGRTVGGDAIFVNNLEVKLKLSQGLAFLLFYDMGNAFPSYRDINLYNLSRGAGAGVRIEIPMMGVIGFDLGYGFDRDHPGFEPHFQINPFGIF